GACATTTGCGGTCGGCGACAAGCAATATATCGCCATTGCCTCGGGTCTCTCTGGCCCCGCCAGAGGCAAGCTCCGCATGACGCCCGAATTGGCGGAGCAGCGCAACGCTGCAATGCTATTCGTCTTCGGGCTCTAGAGAAGTCTGGAGTGGAGGCATGTCCTCCACTCCAACAAATTCGGGTTCAGCCTTGTCGCATCTCGAACCAGACGTGGCTTTCGAACTGTCCTTCGGTCGGCTTTCCGGTATGCGGGTCGATGGCCTTTTCGCCTGCCTTCCGAAGATAGCGCGTATGCAGGCTGTACTGGTTTCCATCGCGCGAGAGGGCGCAATCCTCCTTGACGAATTCGCCATAGACCGGCGTTTCGCCCGCCTCGACCGGCAGGTTCTCGCAAGCCCATTCGCTGCCGGGCGCTCGAAATCGAGCCTTGAGGAACGGCGCCAGGAAACGCGCGTTCTCGCGCGGAACCGAGGTGTCGCGTGGGTCGCTGACCAGTCTCAGGCCTTCGACGATCCCGGTGTCATCGATGAGCGCCGAAATGATCACGGGAAGGTCGTAGACCTTGGTGCCGGAGGCCGCGACGAGCAGCGGAACGTTGTTCGCCTTTGCCCAGTACTCAAGTTCGTCGTCGTAGCGAAAGTAGACTTCATGAAGTCCGGAAATTTCCGCCGGGCACGAGCCGTAGTCCTCGAAACCCCCAAGGGGCAGCTTGGGAGGCCCTCCGTTTGACCCGCAGGCGAAATCAGCGAAGCTATCCGGTATGGCTGCGACCGGCTGACCGAGAGCGATCCGCCAGACATCGCTGGCGGCGGGCCTGTCGGCACCAATCCCGTGGACGGCGGACGCCAGGAATACACAGAGGCCCAGGACGACAGAGCTGCAGCGACGATTGGGCATTGGCATGATGACCTGCTCACGTTTGCGGCTCTTCCAGAGAGACCACTCCAGTCAAGATATCGAATAGACACCCGAAAATGCCCGGAGGACAAGGAACATGCCGCAATCAGGACGCCACATTTCGAAATCTGCGCAAGCAGGGATCATCTTCGCAGTCGGGATGCTGGGTCTAGGCCTGACCTCCTGGCCGGCCACCGCGCAGCAGCTCTCCGGGGGAGCGCGTATCTATTTCGAAAAGGGGGGGTGCAACCAGTGCCACGGCACCAACGGCGATGGCGTGGGCGACGATGCTCGCGAGCATGGCGCCAATTTCCGCGAGAGTGCGCTCGATAAGGAAACGATGGTGATGATCATTTCCTGCGGCGTTCCTGGTACCAACATGCCGTATTTCGAAAAGTTTTCCTACACGGACGACCGTTGCTACGGGATGACGGCGGCGGATTCGGGAACGGACAAGCCACAGGCCCCCATTACGACCTTCCTTGCCAAGCGCGATATTTCTGCCGTGGCCGACTACATATTGGAGACCTTCGTCGGGAAGGGGCCCGTGGCGCCAGGCGCCGAGAAGCCAGCCCAACCGCCCCCGGCCGCACATTGATGCGGCTGCGCTGCCTGTTCATGCTGGTGGTTGTCGGAGGCTCCCTTGTCGCGATGCCGGCGACCGCGGAGCCTCCAGTCGAACGTGCTGCGTGTTCGCACGAAGGCCTGCATTTCAAGCGATGCAACCTCGCCAATGCGGACTTTTCCGGCGCCGCGCTGAGCAATGCGGTTTTTCATCGCGCTGATCTGACAGGTGCGCATTTCGTTGGTGCCGATCTTTCGGGGGCCAACCTCAACAAGACCAAGGCGCAGCGCGCGGACTTCACCGGTGCCAAGATGGTCGAGGTGCTGTTCTACGAGTCCGACGGCAGTCGCGCGACGTTTGCCGACGCCCATCTTCAGGGGGCGAAGATGCAGGGTGCGCGTCTTATCGGAGCGACGCTCGATCGCGCCGAGGTCAAGGCCGCTTTTCTGACGGGCGCGCGACTGGATGGAGCCAGCATGGTTGGCGCCGATCTTTCCGAGACCAACCTGGTCGGCGCCGTCCTGTCAAAGGCCAATCTCGAGGGTGCAAACTTCGCCCGCGCGGGTTTGGTCGGTGCGCGGATACGTGACGCAAACCTGCAGAATGCCAACCTGGCTGGCGCCGATCTTTACAACGCAGATCTGACTGGCAGCGATCTTACCGGGGCGAACCTGGCGGGGGCACGGCTGACGCGAGCCAAGCTGACAGGCGCCATTCTCGTGGACGCAAACCTGCAGGGCGCGTTGATGCCCGATGGATCGATCCACGAATAATCGCCGTGGAGCGGCGTCGACCCGCAGTCCTACCGCACCTTCAGCAACAGCGCGTAGAGCAGGGCCGACACGATCAGATGCGCTATGATGAAGCGCAGCAGCACCTGCGAGCCAGCCCAGCCCACTTCCTTTCGGAAATGATCGTGAAGGGGAAAACGGACGCGGCCGAAGACCAGGATGTTGAAGAAGCGCTTCAGGGTGACCTTGGCGATGCCGGTGGCGCCGTTGGCGAGGATGACGAAGCCGACGACGACGATTAGGAAGACGTTATGGCTGGCGCAGACGAGAACGCCCAGCAGCAGGCCGAGCGGGCGCGAGCCGGCGTCGCCCATGAGCACGGAGCTCGGCGGGGCGTTGTGCCAGAGATAGCCGGCCAGGCAGCCCACCATGATGAAGGCGACGCCGGCCCAAAGGCCTGCGCGCGGATCGAAGGGGATCAGCAGATAGCCGGCTGTCGCCTTGTCCCCGATCACGCCGTAGAGCAGGAAGGCGAGGAATACGAGCGACACCGCGCTGAGGCTCCCCGACAGGCCGTCGACGCCATCGCTGCAATTGGTGGCGTTGATCGATATCCAGATCACGCCGGTGAAAACCAGGAACACGAGGAAGGACGGTAGCGGGAAGGCACCGCGGACCAGCGGAAACCAGAGGTCGATCGTGCTCGCCCCGCTGACCAGCAGCCACGCCGAGAGGCCTGCCGCCAGGAGGTCGAAGAAGGCGAGCTTGTATTCCGATAGCCCGCCCGTGGCGTCATCGACCAGCCCGATGGCCGAGGCAAGCAGCAGCACGCAGACGATGAGCAATACGTCGAGCCGCCAGGGCACGAAGAGGAAGACGGTCACGGCGAATACCGCCACGAAGAACAGCCCGACACCCATGGGCTTGCCGACGCTCTTGTCGGCGTCCACCGCAAAGGCGCGGCCGCGATCCCTGGGGAGGTAGTGCGCTATGCGTGGGATGCCGAGGACCGTGACAAGGAATGCGACGCAGGCTCCCGAGGCGATGAGGAGCATGTCGGATCGAAGCAGCCGAAACGCGCCGATCGTGGGGGACAGGACGTCCGATAGCCAGGGAAACAGCGTCTCACTCCTTCATGATTCCGCGTCGAACGTGCACGAGGTGCGTTCGGATCGCAATGGCAGGGGTGAGGTTGTTGCCAGAGGCCTGTGTCTGGTTCGGGGCGCTATCCTGCGCTCTCGGTGCCGGCCATCAGCGCCCAGAGATCGTCGGTGCTCATGCCCGTGACGCCGCCGTCGTAGACGACGCGGCCGAGCCGCAGCACCACAATGCGGTCGGCGAGGGCTCGGACGGTGGCCATGTCGTGGGTGACGAGGATGATGCCGGTGCCCGCCTCGGCGATCGAGCGGACGAGGTCTATTACCTGGGCGGTCTGCTTGACCCCGAGGGCGGCGGTAGGCTCGTCGAGGCAGATGAGTTTGACGTGTTCGCCCAGCGAGCGGGCGATGGCGATGGATTGGCGTTGGCCGCCTGACAGGGAGCGCACCAGGACGTTGTCGTCGCGCAGCGTCACGCCGAGGTCGAGCAGGCGCCGCCGGCTTTCCTGCGCCGCCCTGCGGTCGTCGCGCACGGGGATGAGGCCCAGCCAGCGGCGGGTGGGTTCACGGCCCAACATCATGTTGTGGACGATCGAGAGGTTGGGGCAGAGCGCCAGGTCCTGGTAGACCGTTTCCAGCCCGGCCGCCCGCGCGTCGCGGGGGCTCGAGAAGCGGACCGCGTGGCCTTCGAGGGTCATGCTGCCCTGATCGGGCTGGATCGCGCCCGAGATGATTTTCACCAGCGTCGATTTGCCGGCGCCGTTGTCGCCGAGCAGGCAGACGATCTCACCCTTGCCAACCCGGAACGAGCCCTCTTCGAGGGCCACGACGGGGCCATAGGCCTTGTAGGCACCGCTGATCTCGAAAACGGTCTCGCTTCCCGTCGAGGTGGGACGCTGCCTACCGTCCGCCTGCTGTCGTCTGTTGGTAGGGGCTGCTACCGCCATGCCGGCAGTCTTGCTGCCCTTGCCGCGATTGCGAAGGCCGATGGCAATCTGGTCGGCAAGCAAGGCGAGCAGCAGCATGGCGCCGACGGCAACGTTCTGCCACCAGGATTGCAGGCCGACAAAGATCAGCCCAGCATTGAGGATGCCGATCGTTGCCACGCCCACCGCGATACCGATAGGGCGCCCGGCTCCACCCGAAAAGGCGACCCCGCCGAGGATGGCCGCAGTCAGCACGTCCAGCTCGAACCGAACGCCGATCGTGGGCGGGATCGAGCCGAGCCGGCCCGCCAGAAGCACGGCGACCAGCCCGATGAGCGCGCCGTTGGCTGCGTAGAGCCCGACGACCGTCCGCCCCACGGGAACGCCGCACAGCTCGGCCGCACGCGCATCGCCGCCAATGGCGTAGATGCGCAGGCCGGTGCGGGTGCAGGTCAGGACAAACGAGCCGACGATGAAGACGGCAAGTGCGATCAGCACCGTGTACTGGATGCCGAAAAGCCGCCCACGTCCGAGATCGAGAAGCGCCTGCGGGAAGCCGTAGACGGCCGTGCTGCTCACCACATAGGCGAGCCCGCCATAGAGGGCGAGCATGGCGAGCGTCACGATGAGGGGCGAAATGCTCAGTCGGCGGACGAGAAAGCCGTTGAGCAGCCCAAGCGCCGCGCCCATGCCGATGCCGGTCAGGATCGCGAGCTCGACGCTTTGCGTCGCCACCGCCACCTTGGCCACGACGATACCGATAAGAGCCAGCATCGAGCCGATCGAGAGATCGACATAGCCTGCGATAAGGAGCGCCGAGGTGCCGATGACGGCGATGACGATCGAAGTCGAATTGACGCCGATGGTCACGAAGTTGTCGAGGTTGAGGAAGGCCGGGTTGAGCACCGAGAACAGCACGACGAGGCCCAGCGCAACGAGGGCCAGGCCGAAGCGGCTCGAGGCTTCCCCGGGCGAGGAGGTCCCGGGCAACAGCATCGGAAGCGGCGTATTCGGCCTGGCGGCAGCGGGGGAACTGGATGTCATGCCGTGGTCCACTCGCGGAAGAGAAGACGCCTCCGGTGCGGAGCCGGAGACGCAAGTGCCTTGGAGGAGCGCCTGGTTACATTTCCGACGACCAGGGGAAGTTCACGTACTGGTCGCGCGTATCGTAGCAGATGTTGCCGTACATCTTGAGATAGGCGTCGCGGCGTGCCGCATCGGCGAACACCGCTCCCGGGTCTTTGAGGTCGGTTTCGTATTGCGCGATATTGGCGCTGGTCAGCGCGCTGGGCAGGATGTCCATGGCCTGCGGCACGCTCTTGCCGTCGAGCCAATCGGCGGCGAACTGGCCGATCGCGTAGCCGAAAACCGGTGAGGACAGGGAGATGCTGGCCTTGTAAGGCCCATCGCCCTTCTTGATCGCGGCGACCGCTTCCGGCTCGCCGTCGATGCCGCCCAGGAACTGCTCGGGCTTGGCCTTGCCGGCCGCCTCGAGCGCCGCCAGGGCGCCCAGCACCACGGTATCAGCTCCCAGCACGACATCCACGTCCGGATGCGCCTGGAGGATGGTGCTCATGGTGGCGAAGCCGCCTTCCTTGTTGACGGGGTCGGGCGTGACGTCGGCAACGATGGTGACGCCGGGGAGCTTGGAAAGCCCGTCGCGCATGGCCTTGAAGCGGGGCGCCAGGAACTCGATCTGGTCCTGGGTCAGCAGCACGACATTGGCCTTGCCGCCCAGATGATCGTTGATATAGGCGATCGCGGCATCGGTCAGCACCTTGCCGGTTTCGTATTGCGGCGCATTGAGCAGCAGCGTGGCCGGAGGCGGCACGATGGTGCTGACATAGCCGCCATCCCACATGATCTGTTGCAGGCTGTAGGAGAGCGAGGCCGGATCGACCGGCGCCGCCACCACCGCGCCAACCTTCGAGGCGCGGAAGAGCTGCACCTGTTCCACCATCTTGGCGGCATCGTTGTTCGCGGTGGCGCGGCGATATTCGAGGCCTCGGTCGGCTGCTGCCTTGCTCAGCCCGAAATCCACGCCCTGCATGAATTCGCGCTCATTATCCTGCGCAAAACCCAGCACGCGGTTGAGCCCTGTCGGCGGGCTGCAGGCTGCTGCCTTCGGGTCGTAGGGGGCGAACTTGGTCGGTGTGGTGATGCCTGCCGGCCCATCCTGCGCCAGGGCGGCGGCGCTGGTGAGGGCGGACAGGCCCATGAGAATTCCGGCGGCGACGATCGTCGCGCTTCCTGACGATGCGAAACGCATGTTGCTCCTCCCTTTTGGTGCCGGGCCCCTGTTTCCGGGGTCTGTCCGGCTCTCCATGTCCCTATCCTTGCCATGTGGTTTCTCGCAGAGTCAATTATCTTCTTCTAGTGGAAGAAATTAATTGATCGCTGCAAAGGCGACTTCGCAGAGCGAGGCCAGCGTAAGCCCTAGAATCCTATGCGCTTCCGCGTCGAGGTGAATGCCGTCGACCGCGCTGGCTTCGACGATTGCACCGGCGTCGAGGTGCGGAATCTGGCGCCGCTCGCACATTGCGGCGACCAGCGGCGCCAGCTGTGCCGCCTTCTCCGCGCCGCCCCTGAACATGTCGGCAAACCAGTCCACTTCGGCAATCGGCGGAGGCGTTACCACCAGCACCTTCGGCGCCTGTCCTTCCGGGCCCGCCTCGCTCGTCTGCACCGCCCGCACCACCTGCTCGATGGAGTCCGCTATGTCACTGGCATTGACCGAGAATCTCGTCTTGAGGTCGTTAGTGCCCAGCATCACGATCACCAGGTCCAGCGGCATATGGGATTCAAGGCAGACGGGCAGGGCGGCGAGGCCGTTCTTGTGCGCACCCTCGATCGGGTCGGCATGGACCGTCGTGCGGCTTGGCAATCCCTCCTCGATCACCTGCCAATCCGCGCCGAGCTTCTTGGCCAGGATCCCCGGCCAGCGCCGGTCGCGGGCATATCTGTGCCGAGCGGTCCTGGCGAGCGTCGGGATGGCGCCATAGGTGTTGGAGTCCCCAAAGCAGAGTATGCTGCGGACAGTTCTCAAATTTTCCTCCCTACGCTTGAAAAGCGATAGTCCCCTGCCGCTCCTAGCATATTCTTCTGCTGGAAGAAATTAATACTTGGACGCGGACCGTTGTTCTGGTAGAGGGCACTGAGCTTAAGGGATATTCCGGCATGACCGG
The sequence above is a segment of the Paradevosia shaoguanensis genome. Coding sequences within it:
- a CDS encoding c-type cytochrome translates to MPQSGRHISKSAQAGIIFAVGMLGLGLTSWPATAQQLSGGARIYFEKGGCNQCHGTNGDGVGDDAREHGANFRESALDKETMVMIISCGVPGTNMPYFEKFSYTDDRCYGMTAADSGTDKPQAPITTFLAKRDISAVADYILETFVGKGPVAPGAEKPAQPPPAAH
- a CDS encoding ABC transporter permease subunit — its product is MTSSSPAAARPNTPLPMLLPGTSSPGEASSRFGLALVALGLVVLFSVLNPAFLNLDNFVTIGVNSTSIVIAVIGTSALLIAGYVDLSIGSMLALIGIVVAKVAVATQSVELAILTGIGMGAALGLLNGFLVRRLSISPLIVTLAMLALYGGLAYVVSSTAVYGFPQALLDLGRGRLFGIQYTVLIALAVFIVGSFVLTCTRTGLRIYAIGGDARAAELCGVPVGRTVVGLYAANGALIGLVAVLLAGRLGSIPPTIGVRFELDVLTAAILGGVAFSGGAGRPIGIAVGVATIGILNAGLIFVGLQSWWQNVAVGAMLLLALLADQIAIGLRNRGKGSKTAGMAVAAPTNRRQQADGRQRPTSTGSETVFEISGAYKAYGPVVALEEGSFRVGKGEIVCLLGDNGAGKSTLVKIISGAIQPDQGSMTLEGHAVRFSSPRDARAAGLETVYQDLALCPNLSIVHNMMLGREPTRRWLGLIPVRDDRRAAQESRRRLLDLGVTLRDDNVLVRSLSGGQRQSIAIARSLGEHVKLICLDEPTAALGVKQTAQVIDLVRSIAEAGTGIILVTHDMATVRALADRIVVLRLGRVVYDGGVTGMSTDDLWALMAGTESAG
- a CDS encoding sugar ABC transporter substrate-binding protein; the encoded protein is MRFASSGSATIVAAGILMGLSALTSAAALAQDGPAGITTPTKFAPYDPKAAACSPPTGLNRVLGFAQDNEREFMQGVDFGLSKAAADRGLEYRRATANNDAAKMVEQVQLFRASKVGAVVAAPVDPASLSYSLQQIMWDGGYVSTIVPPPATLLLNAPQYETGKVLTDAAIAYINDHLGGKANVVLLTQDQIEFLAPRFKAMRDGLSKLPGVTIVADVTPDPVNKEGGFATMSTILQAHPDVDVVLGADTVVLGALAALEAAGKAKPEQFLGGIDGEPEAVAAIKKGDGPYKASISLSSPVFGYAIGQFAADWLDGKSVPQAMDILPSALTSANIAQYETDLKDPGAVFADAARRDAYLKMYGNICYDTRDQYVNFPWSSEM
- a CDS encoding pentapeptide repeat-containing protein; translation: MRLRCLFMLVVVGGSLVAMPATAEPPVERAACSHEGLHFKRCNLANADFSGAALSNAVFHRADLTGAHFVGADLSGANLNKTKAQRADFTGAKMVEVLFYESDGSRATFADAHLQGAKMQGARLIGATLDRAEVKAAFLTGARLDGASMVGADLSETNLVGAVLSKANLEGANFARAGLVGARIRDANLQNANLAGADLYNADLTGSDLTGANLAGARLTRAKLTGAILVDANLQGALMPDGSIHE
- a CDS encoding SGNH/GDSL hydrolase family protein, producing MRTVRSILCFGDSNTYGAIPTLARTARHRYARDRRWPGILAKKLGADWQVIEEGLPSRTTVHADPIEGAHKNGLAALPVCLESHMPLDLVIVMLGTNDLKTRFSVNASDIADSIEQVVRAVQTSEAGPEGQAPKVLVVTPPPIAEVDWFADMFRGGAEKAAQLAPLVAAMCERRQIPHLDAGAIVEASAVDGIHLDAEAHRILGLTLASLCEVAFAAIN